A single Planctomycetota bacterium DNA region contains:
- a CDS encoding extracellular solute-binding protein, which yields MPGRPFWLCVVLATVGATLLLVSPTNPTTGPVVWAFAPTHADTYRDLDVADVRLMQMRAIDLRLLTADGPELLPDVVEIEVNHVDKHITAGRLLPLNMLLERDGLLGEFPPSTLSAWSRDGIIHGVPQDVHPVTLTYRRDLFDAAGVDLESPRTWDELAAALRTYTAATDKPALELPTASASHLRLMLLQRGTDVTDDNATVDDTIDFYASLVRDGVATDASAGPVGWVQDLERGDLGAFLTPDWRIAYLETDKLRGKLAMRPLPIFEPGDTRTSVWGGTMLGIPADHPDPDAAWAVLKQLLLTDAALEARFRHTRIVPADKAGRAHPALARPNAWFGEQRIGLLYADLADEVPGRAAGPDVARGSAALTAKLIDAQR from the coding sequence ATGCCCGGACGACCGTTTTGGCTTTGCGTGGTACTCGCGACGGTCGGCGCCACTCTCCTTCTCGTTTCGCCGACGAATCCGACGACCGGTCCGGTCGTTTGGGCATTCGCGCCAACCCACGCCGACACCTACCGCGATCTCGACGTTGCCGACGTCCGGCTCATGCAGATGCGGGCGATCGACCTGCGCCTACTCACCGCCGATGGACCGGAGTTGCTGCCGGACGTGGTCGAGATCGAGGTCAACCACGTCGACAAGCACATCACCGCCGGCCGACTGCTGCCCCTCAACATGCTGCTCGAACGCGACGGCCTGCTTGGTGAGTTTCCGCCCTCGACACTCTCGGCGTGGTCACGAGACGGCATCATCCATGGCGTTCCGCAGGACGTGCATCCGGTGACACTGACGTATCGCCGGGACCTGTTCGATGCGGCGGGCGTGGACCTGGAATCACCGCGGACATGGGACGAGTTGGCCGCTGCACTGCGGACTTACACCGCCGCGACCGACAAGCCGGCGCTGGAACTACCGACCGCCTCGGCGAGCCACCTCCGGCTCATGTTGCTCCAACGCGGCACCGACGTGACCGACGACAATGCGACCGTTGATGACACGATCGACTTCTATGCGTCACTCGTTCGCGACGGCGTGGCGACCGACGCATCTGCCGGGCCGGTCGGGTGGGTGCAGGACTTGGAACGCGGTGATCTCGGGGCGTTTCTCACGCCCGACTGGCGGATCGCCTATCTCGAAACCGACAAGCTGCGCGGCAAGCTCGCGATGCGGCCCCTGCCGATCTTCGAACCGGGCGACACGCGCACCAGCGTGTGGGGCGGCACCATGCTCGGCATCCCCGCCGACCATCCCGACCCCGACGCGGCTTGGGCGGTGTTGAAGCAGTTGCTACTGACCGACGCGGCGCTCGAAGCACGCTTTCGGCACACACGAATCGTGCCCGCCGACAAGGCAGGCCGCGCGCACCCGGCCCTCGCTCGGCCCAACGCATGGTTCGGCGAACAACGCATCGGGCTTCTGTATGCCGACCTTGCTGACGAAGTCCCGGGTCGCGCCGCCGGCCCCGACGTGGCGCGGGGTAGTGCCGCACTCACCGCGAAGCTCATCGACGCTCAAAGATAA
- a CDS encoding fructose PTS transporter subunit IIA yields the protein MRLTEILKPQSIVAPLQATDKTAAITELVNLLASNGEITDSEKVLSAILERESTRTTGIGNGLAIPHGKTHGVKQLVIAIGRPAQGIDFASIDGKPVNLIWLLASPPDKTGPHITALGKISRLMIIDTFRTKLQTAENASAMYDLIVKQEESM from the coding sequence ATGCGCCTCACTGAAATTCTCAAACCGCAAAGCATCGTCGCCCCTCTCCAGGCGACGGATAAAACCGCCGCCATCACCGAGTTGGTGAACTTGCTCGCGAGTAACGGTGAGATCACCGACAGTGAGAAGGTGCTCAGCGCGATCCTCGAGCGCGAATCCACCCGCACCACCGGCATCGGCAACGGACTCGCCATCCCTCACGGCAAGACCCACGGCGTCAAGCAGCTCGTCATCGCCATCGGTCGACCCGCCCAGGGTATCGACTTCGCCTCGATCGACGGCAAACCCGTCAACCTGATCTGGCTCTTGGCCAGCCCACCGGACAAGACCGGCCCGCACATCACCGCCCTCGGCAAGATCAGCCGGCTGATGATCATCGACACCTTCCGAACCAAGCTCCAGACCGCCGAAAACGCCTCGGCGATGTACGACCTGATCGTCAAGCAGGAAGAGTCGATGTAA
- the upp gene encoding uracil phosphoribosyltransferase yields the protein MHQVHVIEHPVIQTKLTELRDFATGYRAFRVLLEEIAMLMTYEVTRAFPTTPRPIQTPMEKTVGQVLARPVTLVPILRAGLGMASGVLRILPEARVGHLGMERNESTLDPEAYYDKLPPDIAETEVLLIDPMLATGGSAISAATFLKNAGVGSMRFLCLVAAPEGIAALHEQHGDIPIYTAAVDRELNAKGYIMPGLGDAGDRVFGT from the coding sequence ATGCACCAGGTCCACGTCATCGAGCATCCGGTCATTCAGACCAAGCTGACCGAACTGCGTGACTTCGCGACGGGCTACCGCGCGTTTCGGGTACTGCTCGAAGAGATCGCGATGCTGATGACGTACGAGGTGACGCGGGCGTTCCCGACGACGCCACGGCCGATCCAGACGCCGATGGAGAAGACGGTCGGCCAGGTACTCGCCCGGCCGGTGACGTTGGTGCCGATCCTTCGGGCCGGGCTCGGGATGGCCTCCGGCGTGCTGCGCATTCTGCCCGAAGCCCGCGTGGGTCACCTCGGCATGGAACGCAACGAATCAACGCTCGACCCCGAGGCGTACTACGACAAGCTCCCGCCGGACATCGCAGAGACGGAGGTGCTGCTGATCGACCCGATGCTCGCGACCGGCGGCAGCGCGATCTCGGCCGCGACTTTCCTGAAGAATGCCGGCGTGGGTTCGATGCGGTTCCTTTGCCTCGTCGCCGCCCCTGAGGGCATCGCCGCCCTCCACGAACAGCACGGCGACATCCCGATCTACACCGCCGCCGTCGATCGCGAACTCAACGCCAAAGGCTACATCATGCCGGGACTCGGCGATGCGGGCGACCGGGTCTTTGGCACCTGA
- a CDS encoding 3-isopropylmalate dehydratase, with translation MPVITGPAYVLGDNIDTDQIIPAQFLSYNPADDEERKYFGMYANSGVPEAEAGLPEGNIRFVPEGEFKSQYPIIIGGKNFGCGSSREHAPLALAEAGVKCVIAEFYARIFFRNSVNGGYLLPLECLTRLVEEIKTGDQLEVDLDALTLKNQTSGKNYSLEPLGDVLPIVNAGGVFAYARETGMLAK, from the coding sequence ATGCCTGTCATCACCGGCCCCGCGTACGTCCTCGGCGACAACATCGACACCGACCAGATCATCCCGGCCCAGTTCCTCAGCTACAACCCGGCCGACGATGAGGAGCGCAAGTACTTCGGCATGTACGCCAACAGCGGCGTCCCCGAAGCCGAGGCCGGCCTGCCCGAGGGCAACATCCGCTTCGTCCCCGAAGGCGAGTTCAAAAGCCAGTACCCGATCATCATCGGCGGCAAGAACTTCGGCTGCGGCTCCTCCCGCGAACACGCCCCGCTCGCCCTGGCCGAGGCCGGCGTCAAATGCGTCATCGCCGAGTTCTACGCACGCATCTTCTTCCGCAACAGCGTCAACGGCGGCTACCTGCTCCCGCTCGAATGCCTCACCCGCCTGGTCGAGGAAATCAAAACCGGCGATCAACTCGAAGTCGACCTCGACGCCCTGACGCTCAAGAACCAAACCAGCGGCAAGAACTACTCCCTCGAACCCCTCGGCGACGTCCTCCCCATCGTCAACGCGGGCGGGGTTTTCGCCTACGCCCGTGAAACCGGCATGCTTGCAAAGTAA
- a CDS encoding PDZ domain-containing protein, producing MLTVICTAAAAPNRLERLVADLGSADPEVRTTARTQLMDLNARQLAALADAAEALPELNLNQRDALRTIVNHVSIASEAGKMRGEGGFLGVQFPTEPAAAFGNLDDEAGDGVFIRKVHIGFPAFQHLRPGDVIVGFGPDGQLPIRSGWDLIGVLTALNGGDFVTLQVRRGVEIKAITLRLASNFTWNFQPGAQGQAIIDVQNRGMRVADQIWEDRFDRLFPPKQVADAR from the coding sequence ATGTTGACGGTCATTTGCACGGCCGCCGCGGCACCGAACCGCCTGGAGCGGCTCGTCGCCGACCTCGGCTCCGCCGACCCGGAAGTCCGAACGACGGCACGCACCCAGCTCATGGACCTCAACGCCCGCCAACTGGCGGCATTGGCCGACGCCGCCGAGGCACTCCCGGAGCTCAACCTCAACCAACGCGACGCCCTGCGGACCATCGTCAATCACGTCTCGATCGCGAGCGAGGCCGGCAAAATGCGCGGCGAGGGCGGATTTCTCGGCGTGCAGTTCCCGACCGAGCCGGCTGCCGCCTTCGGTAATCTGGACGACGAGGCCGGCGACGGCGTGTTCATCCGCAAGGTCCACATCGGCTTCCCCGCGTTCCAGCACCTGCGGCCCGGCGACGTCATCGTCGGCTTCGGCCCAGACGGCCAACTACCGATCCGCTCGGGCTGGGATCTCATCGGCGTCCTCACCGCTCTCAACGGCGGCGACTTCGTCACGCTCCAAGTACGACGTGGGGTCGAGATCAAGGCCATCACGCTCCGGCTCGCCTCCAACTTCACCTGGAACTTCCAGCCGGGCGCGCAGGGCCAGGCCATCATCGACGTACAGAACCGCGGCATGCGGGTCGCCGACCAAATCTGGGAAGATCGCTTCGATCGGCTCTTCCCGCCCAAGCAGGTCGCCGACGCCCGGTAG
- a CDS encoding phosphotransferase, translated as MPQAAESAGPAREIDRPVGQDGREKYGTEELATVLSHYDLGVIQRMREFNRGSRKAPKLQIDTDTGRFLLKRRARGRDDPFKVAFCHALQLHLADKQFPLPHLIGTRRDNNSMLQWEGAIYEMFEYIPGSGYPQTLEATYDSGRVQAVYHTLLDSFSAQWEPPRGSYHEAPAVRKGLGTIAEAMRGKKDVRASCKFLADSYAEAATFVNDAGLAGWADQIVHGDWHPGNMLFHEDHVVAVIDYDSARKLPRIIDTANGALQFSILGGGDDVSKWPSHIDQSRFKRFLRGYDAVAQLSTAELRVIPALMIEALIAEAVFPIAATGQFGRLEGGAFLNMVVSKIQWLQKSTDDLVAMVAD; from the coding sequence GTGCCGCAAGCCGCCGAATCTGCCGGGCCCGCACGCGAGATCGACCGTCCCGTCGGTCAAGACGGCCGCGAGAAGTACGGCACCGAAGAACTCGCGACCGTCCTCTCCCACTACGACCTGGGCGTGATCCAACGCATGCGCGAGTTCAACCGCGGCTCTCGCAAGGCGCCCAAGCTCCAGATCGACACCGACACGGGTCGCTTTCTGCTTAAGCGTCGCGCCCGTGGCCGGGACGACCCGTTCAAGGTCGCGTTCTGCCACGCGCTGCAGCTGCACTTGGCCGACAAGCAGTTTCCGCTGCCTCACCTCATCGGCACGCGGCGGGACAACAACTCCATGCTGCAATGGGAGGGCGCGATTTACGAGATGTTCGAGTACATCCCCGGCAGCGGCTACCCACAGACCCTCGAAGCCACCTACGACTCGGGCCGAGTGCAGGCGGTGTACCACACGCTGCTCGACAGTTTTTCCGCCCAATGGGAGCCGCCGCGAGGCAGTTACCACGAAGCGCCGGCCGTCCGCAAAGGGCTCGGCACCATCGCCGAAGCCATGCGTGGCAAGAAGGATGTCCGCGCCAGCTGCAAGTTCCTCGCCGACAGCTACGCCGAGGCCGCGACGTTCGTCAACGACGCCGGTCTCGCCGGCTGGGCCGACCAGATCGTCCACGGCGACTGGCATCCGGGCAACATGCTCTTCCACGAGGATCACGTTGTCGCCGTCATCGACTACGACTCGGCCCGCAAGCTCCCCCGCATCATCGACACCGCCAACGGCGCGTTGCAGTTCTCCATCCTCGGCGGCGGCGACGACGTCTCGAAATGGCCGAGCCACATCGACCAGTCCCGCTTCAAACGCTTCCTCCGCGGCTACGACGCCGTCGCCCAACTCTCCACTGCCGAGCTGCGTGTCATTCCCGCCTTGATGATCGAGGCGCTCATCGCCGAGGCGGTCTTCCCGATCGCGGCGACGGGGCAGTTCGGCCGGCTCGAGGGTGGTGCGTTTCTGAACATGGTCGTCAGTAAAATCCAGTGGCTGCAGAAGTCGACCGACGACCTCGTGGCGATGGTCGCGGACTAA
- a CDS encoding rhomboid family intramembrane serine protease has translation MGINDRDYVRSRPTNAVGMSGAGIGQMSGWSVTTWLIAICVAVFIIDLLLMNTDFAYGRGQVNIDGNVVEVYVPVLEAIELAEQGKMIPIGRVAPIERWGFFSADTAVFGGQLWRWISFQFLHAGGWHLLGNMIGLYFFGSLIENYLGRRRFLAFYLLCGVAGPVIYGMFALAGILSTTSSTPLIGASAGVFGILAAAAVIAPNATELVYGILPMQLKTMALLLLGYAEFMVFTNGNNAGGEAAHLGGAALGYLLIRHPEWLNWADKGPHLGLPKPKGPSHMRYTG, from the coding sequence ATGGGCATCAATGACCGCGACTATGTGCGTAGCAGGCCGACCAACGCCGTGGGTATGAGCGGTGCGGGGATCGGCCAGATGTCCGGCTGGTCGGTCACGACTTGGTTGATCGCGATCTGTGTCGCCGTCTTCATCATCGATCTTCTCCTGATGAACACGGACTTTGCCTATGGCAGAGGCCAGGTGAACATCGACGGGAATGTCGTCGAGGTCTATGTACCGGTGCTGGAGGCCATCGAGCTGGCCGAGCAAGGCAAGATGATCCCCATCGGCCGGGTTGCACCGATCGAGCGTTGGGGGTTCTTCAGTGCCGACACCGCCGTCTTCGGCGGCCAACTTTGGCGCTGGATCAGTTTCCAATTCCTTCATGCCGGTGGGTGGCACTTGCTCGGCAACATGATCGGGCTGTACTTCTTCGGCTCGCTCATCGAAAACTACCTCGGCCGACGGCGGTTCCTCGCGTTCTACTTGCTCTGCGGCGTGGCGGGGCCGGTGATCTACGGCATGTTCGCGTTGGCCGGCATTCTCTCGACGACGTCGAGCACGCCGCTGATCGGGGCATCGGCGGGGGTGTTCGGCATCCTCGCGGCCGCGGCGGTGATCGCGCCCAACGCCACCGAGCTGGTCTACGGCATCCTGCCAATGCAACTCAAGACCATGGCGTTGCTCCTGCTGGGATATGCTGAGTTCATGGTGTTCACCAACGGCAACAACGCTGGCGGCGAAGCGGCCCACCTCGGCGGGGCCGCGCTGGGCTACCTCCTCATCCGCCATCCCGAGTGGCTTAACTGGGCCGACAAGGGCCCGCACCTGGGTTTGCCCAAACCCAAGGGGCCGTCGCACATGCGGTACACCGGCTAG
- a CDS encoding ABC transporter ATP-binding protein, with protein sequence MSEPLIDVRDLRKTYLMGEAQVEVLRGVDVSVKRGEFLAIEGRSGSGKSTLLHLMGLLDDPDEGMVRLFGEEVPRGKKALLRNTKIGFVFQFYHLLPELNVLQNTQLAAMVPHAGQPDKKTMRQRATDLLDLFGLADRLNHRPSQLSGGERQRVAIARALMNEPELLLADEPTGNLDFETGEKIMEELGRLHAERGQTLVMVTHDRALARTADRDLVLKDGKLVS encoded by the coding sequence GTGTCCGAACCGCTGATCGATGTCCGCGACTTGCGCAAGACCTATCTCATGGGAGAGGCGCAGGTCGAGGTGCTGCGCGGTGTGGATGTGTCGGTGAAGCGGGGCGAGTTTCTCGCCATCGAAGGCCGCAGTGGTAGCGGCAAGAGCACGCTACTCCACCTGATGGGGCTGCTCGACGACCCGGACGAAGGAATGGTTCGCCTCTTCGGCGAGGAGGTGCCACGCGGCAAGAAGGCGCTGCTGCGCAACACGAAGATCGGCTTCGTGTTCCAGTTCTACCACCTATTGCCGGAGTTGAACGTCCTGCAGAACACGCAGCTGGCGGCGATGGTCCCGCACGCCGGTCAGCCGGACAAGAAGACGATGCGGCAGCGGGCGACGGACCTGCTCGACCTGTTCGGATTGGCCGACCGCCTGAACCACCGCCCGTCGCAGTTGTCCGGCGGGGAGCGGCAACGGGTGGCGATCGCGCGGGCGCTGATGAACGAGCCGGAGCTATTGCTCGCCGACGAGCCGACGGGCAACCTCGACTTCGAGACCGGCGAGAAGATCATGGAAGAGCTCGGTCGGCTCCACGCCGAGCGTGGCCAGACGCTCGTGATGGTCACGCATGATCGCGCGTTGGCGAGAACGGCGGACCGTGATCTCGTCCTCAAGGACGGGAAGCTGGTAAGCTAA
- the ilvE gene encoding branched-chain-amino-acid transaminase, with the protein MSADLKIWMNGELVPQANATVSVFDHGLLYGDGVFEGIRAYDGHIFEERAHINRLFESAKALRLTIPYTPDELSKAMHDALAANGLSDGYLRLVVTRGVGDLGLDPNRCSRATVFCIASTIRIYPQEMYDNGMSIITSSWTKNHPNATPPRVKSLNYLNSVLAKIEANDAGVPEAVMLNHLGQVAECTADNIFVVEGTTVYTPPKADGILDGVTRAVVLRIAGQIGIDAAERTLIRHDLYSAAECFLTGTAAEVIPVTRIDGRPIGRGVPGPITRKLKTAFEAYCRGSRAKTAAHASAVQAPA; encoded by the coding sequence ATGTCGGCTGACTTGAAAATCTGGATGAACGGCGAGCTGGTCCCCCAAGCCAATGCAACCGTGAGCGTGTTCGACCACGGCTTGCTCTACGGCGACGGCGTGTTTGAAGGCATTCGTGCCTACGACGGCCACATTTTCGAGGAACGCGCCCACATCAACCGGTTGTTCGAATCGGCCAAAGCCTTGCGGCTCACGATCCCGTACACACCCGACGAGTTGTCCAAAGCCATGCACGATGCCCTCGCCGCCAACGGGCTCAGCGACGGTTATCTGCGGTTGGTCGTGACCCGCGGCGTGGGTGATCTGGGCCTCGACCCCAATCGTTGCTCGCGGGCCACCGTGTTCTGCATTGCTTCGACGATCCGGATTTACCCACAGGAGATGTACGACAACGGCATGTCGATCATCACCAGCAGTTGGACCAAGAACCACCCCAACGCCACACCGCCGCGGGTCAAGAGTTTGAACTATCTCAACAGCGTCTTGGCCAAGATCGAGGCGAACGATGCCGGCGTTCCCGAGGCGGTGATGCTCAATCACTTAGGTCAGGTTGCCGAATGCACGGCCGACAACATTTTCGTCGTCGAGGGCACCACCGTGTACACCCCGCCCAAGGCTGACGGCATTCTCGACGGGGTGACGCGGGCCGTGGTGCTGCGGATCGCGGGGCAGATCGGCATCGACGCGGCCGAGCGGACGCTGATCCGCCACGATCTCTACTCCGCCGCCGAGTGCTTCCTGACCGGCACGGCCGCCGAGGTGATCCCGGTGACGCGGATCGACGGTCGCCCGATCGGTCGAGGAGTGCCGGGGCCGATCACGCGGAAACTCAAGACCGCGTTCGAGGCGTACTGCCGTGGCAGTCGGGCCAAAACCGCAGCCCATGCGTCGGCAGTGCAAGCACCCGCATGA
- a CDS encoding histone H1 translates to MPEFEKLKELISEASEDVEKAVGGNKAAGTRVRKRMQEIKNAAQEVRVKILEVRTGD, encoded by the coding sequence ATGCCGGAATTTGAAAAGCTCAAGGAACTGATCAGCGAAGCCTCTGAAGACGTCGAAAAGGCCGTTGGTGGCAACAAGGCCGCCGGCACCCGCGTCCGCAAACGCATGCAGGAGATCAAGAACGCCGCTCAGGAAGTTCGCGTGAAGATCCTGGAAGTCCGCACCGGCGATTAA
- a CDS encoding beta-hydroxyacyl-ACP dehydratase, which produces MPPTVLYDLSDLDLDRQLDDIPAIEDINPQRGDMLHVNGICHVADDGAIGFKDIRDDEFWVPGHIPGRPLLPGVIMLEAAAQVASYYTKVGLGWEGFIGFGGIENCKFRKEVLPGGRMYILVKLIEQRHRRVRCNAQGLVNGSVVFEADIIGTKMG; this is translated from the coding sequence ATGCCGCCCACCGTTCTTTACGACCTCAGTGACCTCGACCTCGACCGCCAACTCGATGACATTCCGGCCATCGAAGACATCAACCCGCAGCGCGGCGATATGCTTCACGTCAACGGCATCTGCCACGTCGCCGACGACGGGGCGATCGGCTTCAAGGATATCCGCGATGACGAATTCTGGGTTCCAGGTCACATACCCGGCCGGCCGTTGCTGCCGGGTGTGATCATGCTCGAAGCCGCCGCTCAGGTCGCAAGTTACTACACCAAGGTCGGACTTGGCTGGGAGGGGTTCATCGGCTTCGGCGGGATCGAAAACTGCAAGTTCCGCAAGGAAGTCCTCCCGGGCGGTCGCATGTACATCCTTGTCAAACTCATCGAGCAGCGCCACCGTCGTGTTCGGTGTAACGCCCAGGGCCTGGTCAACGGTTCCGTCGTGTTCGAGGCCGACATCATCGGCACGAAGATGGGCTGA
- a CDS encoding LEA type 2 family protein, which translates to MLVLLIAIGCQTVEKPTAFVRGAKLDSVAVDRFTIGVDVAVTNPNTFDLPLPMVDYEMSIREVELLEGQANTANLVLPAGQTRSVTVPITVRYQALLELTDALLATGGEFDYRLEGEARFRPPGLPGLLGTVSAPFAFDGKLPLREALRDPKTLADPNGRRLAGELFRRFFEGR; encoded by the coding sequence TTGCTTGTTCTCCTGATCGCCATCGGTTGCCAAACCGTCGAGAAGCCGACCGCGTTCGTTCGCGGGGCTAAGCTCGATTCGGTCGCGGTCGACCGGTTTACGATCGGCGTCGACGTCGCGGTGACCAACCCCAACACGTTCGATCTGCCGCTGCCGATGGTGGATTACGAAATGAGTATCCGCGAGGTGGAGTTGCTCGAAGGGCAGGCGAACACGGCGAATCTCGTGCTGCCGGCCGGGCAGACACGTTCGGTCACGGTGCCCATCACCGTCCGATACCAAGCCCTGCTCGAACTTACCGATGCGTTGCTCGCGACCGGCGGCGAGTTCGACTACCGCCTCGAAGGCGAGGCACGGTTCCGACCACCGGGATTGCCGGGGTTGCTCGGAACGGTGTCGGCACCGTTCGCGTTCGACGGGAAGCTGCCACTGCGCGAGGCACTGCGCGATCCGAAGACGCTCGCCGACCCGAACGGTCGGCGTCTCGCCGGCGAACTCTTTCGACGGTTTTTCGAGGGACGCTGA
- a CDS encoding RidA family protein produces the protein MRVDTYRDRRRVWTGTPWEAANGYSRAVRVGDRILVTGTVGVEPGGSFAPDVAGQTRRALRIILDAVESLGGQAEDVVRNRIYLTDIADLAAAGAVHGEVFGDIRPCLTGLAVAALVDPACKVEIESEAVVSPA, from the coding sequence ATGCGGGTCGATACCTATCGAGATCGCCGCCGAGTGTGGACGGGCACGCCCTGGGAAGCGGCCAACGGTTACAGCCGGGCGGTCCGCGTGGGTGATCGAATTCTCGTCACCGGTACCGTCGGCGTCGAGCCCGGCGGCAGCTTCGCACCCGATGTTGCTGGGCAGACCCGCAGGGCCTTGCGGATCATTCTTGATGCCGTTGAGTCGCTCGGTGGCCAGGCCGAGGATGTCGTGCGGAATCGAATCTACCTCACCGACATCGCCGACCTGGCGGCGGCGGGCGCGGTGCACGGGGAAGTCTTCGGTGACATCCGTCCATGCCTGACCGGCCTCGCCGTCGCCGCACTGGTTGATCCGGCTTGCAAGGTCGAGATCGAATCCGAAGCCGTCGTCTCACCCGCGTAG
- a CDS encoding carboxymuconolactone decarboxylase family protein yields the protein MSHAKTFYENMPTQMKKVRAALGGTADAFGKLHHETLAEASISVREKELCALAVGLAVRCEPCIFAHVKASLDAGATPEQLIDVAKVVVLMQGGPGFMHVAAVIDALEALGHDVPQG from the coding sequence ATGTCCCACGCCAAGACGTTCTACGAAAACATGCCGACGCAGATGAAGAAGGTTCGTGCCGCCTTGGGCGGGACGGCTGACGCGTTCGGCAAGCTGCACCACGAGACCCTCGCCGAGGCGTCGATCAGCGTTCGCGAGAAAGAGCTTTGCGCGTTGGCTGTCGGGCTGGCGGTGCGGTGCGAGCCGTGCATCTTCGCCCACGTGAAGGCATCCCTCGATGCCGGCGCGACGCCGGAGCAGTTGATCGATGTCGCGAAGGTCGTCGTGCTGATGCAGGGCGGGCCGGGCTTCATGCATGTGGCCGCCGTCATCGACGCGCTTGAAGCGCTGGGCCATGACGTGCCGCAAGGCTGA
- a CDS encoding metalloregulator ArsR/SmtB family transcription factor, with translation MATRSAGTILDEALTPLENLEQAAECLRTLAHPHRLRMVQLMLRGRWSVGELAEACDIPPHMASEHLGLMRDRGLLASEKESRTVYYRIAEEGLASIMKCVEKRFGSG, from the coding sequence ATGGCAACGCGGTCGGCCGGCACCATCCTCGACGAGGCGCTCACGCCGTTGGAAAATCTCGAACAGGCGGCCGAGTGCCTGCGAACCCTTGCCCATCCCCACCGGTTGCGCATGGTCCAGCTCATGCTGCGGGGACGCTGGAGTGTCGGCGAACTGGCGGAAGCGTGCGATATTCCGCCGCATATGGCCAGCGAACACCTCGGCCTCATGCGTGATCGTGGCCTGCTTGCCAGCGAGAAGGAGAGCCGAACCGTCTACTACCGCATCGCCGAGGAAGGACTCGCGTCGATCATGAAGTGCGTCGAGAAACGGTTCGGTAGCGGATGA
- the murQ gene encoding N-acetylmuramic acid 6-phosphate etherase: MQDRSHILTEQRLPDSANLDAMSAVDIVYVMNEQDRVAVEAVAAVRAEVAKAADAIAERLRRGGRLIYLGAGTSGRLGVLDASECPPTFRADPRQVQGVIAGGEAAMFVAQEGAEDSPEHGAVAVDEKSVGPDDVVCGIAAGGTTPFVHGALRRGNERGAFTIFVACVPHTGNEPDVDVEIRPLTGPEVLTGSTRLKAGTATKLVLNQLTTTAMVLLGKCYGNLMVDLKASNVKLVDRGARIIAEITGLDREASLALLDRADGHVKKAIVMHKLDVDPDEALARLDAADGRLRNAMEA; this comes from the coding sequence GTGCAAGACCGCTCCCACATCCTCACCGAACAACGCCTGCCCGACTCCGCAAACCTCGACGCGATGTCGGCGGTCGACATCGTGTATGTGATGAACGAGCAGGACCGCGTCGCCGTCGAGGCCGTCGCGGCGGTGAGGGCCGAAGTAGCCAAGGCTGCCGACGCGATCGCGGAACGTCTGCGCCGTGGCGGGCGACTGATCTACCTCGGAGCGGGCACGTCCGGTCGGCTCGGCGTGCTCGACGCCTCCGAATGCCCGCCAACCTTTCGCGCCGATCCGCGGCAGGTTCAGGGCGTCATCGCGGGCGGCGAGGCGGCCATGTTCGTCGCGCAGGAAGGTGCGGAAGACTCGCCCGAACACGGTGCGGTCGCGGTCGATGAAAAAAGCGTCGGCCCCGACGACGTCGTTTGTGGCATCGCCGCCGGCGGGACCACGCCCTTCGTTCACGGCGCCCTCCGACGCGGCAACGAACGCGGTGCGTTCACCATCTTCGTCGCCTGCGTTCCCCACACCGGAAACGAACCCGACGTCGACGTCGAGATCCGCCCGCTCACCGGTCCCGAGGTTCTCACCGGCTCCACCCGCCTCAAGGCCGGCACCGCGACCAAGCTCGTGCTCAACCAACTGACCACCACAGCCATGGTCCTTCTTGGCAAGTGCTACGGCAATCTCATGGTCGACCTCAAAGCCAGCAACGTGAAGCTCGTCGACCGCGGTGCCCGCATCATCGCCGAGATCACCGGCTTGGACCGCGAGGCATCCCTCGCCCTGCTCGATCGCGCCGACGGCCACGTCAAGAAAGCGATCGTGATGCACAAGCTCGACGTCGATCCGGACGAAGCGCTTGCCAGGCTCGACGCGGCCGACGGTCGCCTTCGCAACGCGATGGAGGCGTAA